GCTGCCAGTACAGATTACTACAGAACGGTGGTTTTGCCCAAGGCGCTGGCAAACCCAAGGCTTCCGGAGCAGAACATGGCTTTTCTGCTGGCCTTGGAAATATACCTTAGCCAGACGCCGGAAGAAATCCGCGCCATACCGACTACCAACCAGCTGCTGTTCCCAATCTTTAAAGTGAATGAGAAGGAGATGGGTGTCTTTGCTTTCCCGGCCTATGATACCGCGAGCGAGGATTTTATAGATATCTCCATTGAAAACAACATCCTTGCCCGCAGCAAACTGACAGCCACCATCGACAGTTCGGCCCAATACAAAGTGGTTTTTCACCCGGAGCTGGCAGATTCGCTGCTCAAGACAATTGACCCCACCGTCACCGCTTTCACTGCAAAAGGAAAAGTAAAGACAAAGGTGGTAAACTTTGGCTCCTACGCCGGCGAGTGCCTGGAGTACTATAACTACCTGCTGGACAGCAAGCCCTTCAGCAAGCATGCTAAGGTGCTGTTCGGAAGCATCTACAACCTTAGCCTGGCCTACAGAAACTACCCGAAGGTGGACGCAACGATGCTGGAGCAGCTCAACGAGAAGTGCTTCGATTGCCCCAGCAGCATGGAAGAGCAGAAGACCTTTGCCACGTTAGAGGGCGTGGAGGGGCTATACTTTGCTTATGCCGATACATTCCCGCTAAACAACAAGCTCGATACGCCATCCAGGGCGCTGGTGATGGACATGGACGGCAAAATGATTTACCTGTGGTACCAGGAGGTAGACTTGGCTGGCTGCAGCTGCATCTAAACGAGGCTGCTTTACTGTTAGTGTGGACTCCCTTTTTTGCTGCCCTCGTTTCGCCTAAAACCCTTTCGGAGCGTTTGTTGTTTATACAGGTACACGTAAATCCAAGACTTCATCAGAAAGACAGAACCTATGAAATTGAAAGTAGCGAAAGATCCATCAGAATATAATAAACTGACCCCAGACGAAGCCCGCATTATTGTGAACAAAGGCACCGAGTATCCTGGCACCGGCGAGTACAATAGCCACAAGGCCGAGGGCGTTTACTTGTGCAAGCGCTGCAATAACCCGCTTTACACGTCGGAGTACAAGTTTGAGTCGCACTGCGGCTGGCCCAGCTTTGACGACGAGATAACCGGCGCCGTGAAGCGCGTACCCGATGCCGACGGACGCCGCACCGAGATAGTCTGCGCCAACTGCGATGCCCACCTCGGCCACGTATTTGAAGGTGAGTACCAGACCCCGAAAAACGTACGCCACTGCGTAAATTCCCTATCTATGACGTTTGTGCCGGTAGAGGAACTGGAGAAGTAAGTATAGAAAGGCAGGTGCAGTGAGCAGCTGTCCGGTTTGTTGCTGGTTCGCCTTAAAAGGATAGTTCAAGCACTACGAATTACCCTTCCCAGCCTCCTCTTTAGCGTGAAATCCTTACCCCTCCAGGGAGAAGTATTGCTACTGTTGATAATATTCCTCCCTGGAGGGGTAGGGTGGTTCCGCGAAAAATTTAGCTGAAGTATAAGCGCTGTTGATTGCCTGATCGCTCTTCCATCAAGATCCTTTCAGGATGACAAGTGGAGATGAGTGAATAGTAAGTCAGAAAAAAGTGGATTAAAGCGTCAGCAGAAGTACTTACACCCCTGTAGTCCCCTCAAAGGGACAGTTCTACCTCAAAGAGAGCAATCATATTTGTTGTATAGCGAAGGCAGTAGTTATTGGTATTGTTTCCAGTCCTTGGGTTGAGCGCCTTGTAGTGATGCGGTGCCCGCGCGAGCGAGATTGCAAAGTGACAGCGAGCAAAGAAAAGGTCCCAGCGCGATGCCTGAGGACGTGGCCCCGCTCATATAGGGCCCCTACCCCAGCCGTGAGCGCTCCAAAGTATGAGGTGAAACAATGGGTGTTTGGGAGCTGGAGGATGAACAGTAGCTAGAAAGGATAGCTTGTTTCCAAGTGTAATAAGCAGTGGCTATGGAAGTATAGCAGAAGCAGGCAAAGGCACAAGCGGACGCTTGCGCCAGGTAGTGTGCAAGGTACAGCTGCCGCTAAGCAAGTATGAATGAAATAAGTATGGCCGCCGCCTAACAAGTATGGCTTTTCAAGCCAGTCAAGCTGCAAACTCAACCTCATGGTAGAACACAAGTCTGAAGACTTGCGCCAGAGGGAGGCAGCAGCAGCTAAAAGGGTATCAAAAAAACAAGCTATAAAAAGACAGCTTTACAGGTCCCCGCTCCGCAAGCAATGGAGGAAGCAGCTTTTTTAAACACGAGCGGCAGAAAGGAAAACCATGGTTCGGAATCAGAAAATAGATATTGCAGCAAAGCAGGCAGAGCAAGGCATTTACACCTGCTCCAACTGTGGCAATGCACTGTTTGAGCCGGAGAAGAAATTTGATGTCGGCTCCGGCTTCCCTAGTTTCTGGGCGCAGGTGGGGGAGCATGTGCTGCACAAACCGCTGGATACCTACGGCAGGCACCGGATTCAACTGCTTTGCAGCCAATGCGAGCAGCACCTGGGCCACCTGTTCGAGGATGCCCGCACCCCCACCAACGTGCGCTACTGCATCAATGCGAATGCCATTAAGCTAGCGCCGGGGCAATAGCGCTATTGCCTCCTGTGGGTGTAGTAAATCCTGCTTATAAAGCTAGTTGCTAGCGTGTTGAGACTCATATTTGCCTCGTAGTCGTGTCCGTCCAAAAACTCCCTTCTGTTAAACGACCTGTCCGTGCTTGTCCACTCATCCGGTGTGTAGCCTGGGCTGCTGATGCGTACGGTTACTTTATTGGAGGCTGGATCCTGAGTTACGTTCAGGTTCAACGCATAAGTGGCTTCCTTTTTGGCTGTTTTGGAGCGGTAGTTCGGGTAGTAGTTAAACACCATTCCGGTTTTGGGGGTTCTGCCGGCATAGCGCTGCTGCGTCAGTACCACTGAGTTGTTTATCAGGCGCATAATACTTTCCCGCTGACGCTTTTTGAAGCCTTTATCAAAGTTGATGCTATCAATTGAAAAACTGATAAGATCAGCATCCTCTACGTTAACGGGCTCGTAGGTCTCCTGCACGCCGATTAGCCGGTTAAAGGGGCCGATTACAATGCTATCCGTGTAGTATTGCTGCTTGTGCTGCAGGAACACTTTCTCGGGAGAGAAGAGCTTCAGCTCGTTGTACATGTCTTTTTGCACACCTCCCTTTACAGTACCTATACCGCTGTTCGGCCTTAGGTACAGCTGGTAATACACGCCGGGCTGGTTGTTTACTTCCAGGTTTTCGAGCTTGGCCACCAACGTGTGGTTATACTTGCGGTAGCGCTTCTTCGCGGTTGTGTCGATGCGGAACGTGTGCTTCTCTTTCTCCAGGCCCTCTATCTTTTGCACAAACCAGTTGTTCACACGCTGAAACTGCTCCTCATACTTCGCTCCGGCCGTATTGGTGAACTCCATCCTGTCGATGGTAACAGGCCTTTGGTACAAGTCTTTTGTGCAGGCTGATAAGCCAATCAGGAGTAAAAGGAGGAAACCAAACTGTGTTTTCATAGTAACTTCTTTCGTTAATGATGGAGAATCTTCTAATAGCCACATCAATTAACTAAATATTTAGTTTAAAAACAACCGGTTCGTTCGCTTTTATTTTAGAGAAGTTCTAGCTGCCGCACAAGACGGGTTTTGCACTTACCTCCTGCTCCAGCAGCAACTGCCGGCCAGCAGGAGACAAGCCATAGCTGCTATGTTCTTTTTGCCCATACCCATACAAGTAACCGTTAACCCATGCCGCGGCAGTGGAGTGAATAAGGTCGGCCATATTGGGGTAAAGACGCTGAAACTCGGACCATAGCTGTGGGTGACGCTGCAGCTTGTACTTCTGGTGCCGGTCTTCTGCCAGGTGAAAGGCTTTATAAGAGTAGATTTCTGTATAAACAAACTGCCCCAACTGTGCATGCCGCCTTTTTTTGGCCTCCTGCGCCTGCCTTTCCTGCTGGGCATCATGAAAGAAAATAGCCGAGGCATACTGCCTTTTCCAGGGAGTGCGGGTTGCCTTGTGGTGCGTGAAGAACACCTGTAGCAGATCCTGATAGCTGACAACGGCAGGATCAAAGTCCAGCTGCACGGTTTCGATGTGATCGGCCAGTGCCCAGTACGTAGGATCAGGGGTGGTACCGCCGGCGTAGCCTACCCTTGTGCGCACCACGCCGGCTATACTTCCAAAAAGCGCATCCGGGCTCCAGAAGCAGCCCATCGAAAAGGTGGCCGTTTCCAGCCTTTCAGCAGCAGGTAATGCAGCAGTCGGTTGTGGTACCATATTCTTTTACTTTGTGTGACATTATCTGCTACCTGTACAGCAATAATCAGGCGACCTATGCCAAAACTGCGCACGCTGTTGATGGGGCAGTAATGTCATCATGGCAGATTTTTCACATAGAGGGGCTTATTGATAAGGCACGGAGGTTATGACAATGAGCAGGACAGCTATACTTGTGACAACCCCGATACCCGTGCCAGCCAGCACTTTGCCTGTTTTCTTCTTCCGCGCCTGGTCTTCGTAGCCTTTAACAAAGTTTGGGTCAGACAGATAATTTACGTTCGACACCGGATTGTTATGCGCTTTAGGCCGCACTAATCCGATGGCGGCGGAACCGGCAAGGCCGTAGGGGAGAAGCAGAGCACACCCTGCCGAACCCCACATGGCCCCGTTGCCTTTGTAGTGCCGCAGCGCGTCCTCTTTCCCCAACAGGTACATCTGGTCTGCGCTCATCGCGGAATCCTGCGCTGCAGCCTGACTTTGCGCGATAATCTCCTTTGTGCCATTGGCGAACTTCACCATAAACACTTCCGCCCTCCTGATTTGGTACAGCGCTTTATCTGTTGTATCAGGTTTATGGTAGCGGATCTCGTCCATCGTAATTTCCTTTACCCACCCGGCAATCTCATCCCCGTTCACCGTCACGATGGTGTCTTGTGCCATTACCTGCTGCCAGAGCAGGAACAGTAAGGCAATTGTAAACATCCGTTTCATACACAATCTGCTTTAAAAGTTAGGTTTTATACTTGTACTTACTTGCGGGAGTTAAACCCGAACAGCATGCTGAAGCGCGCGCCGTCTTTGGAAGGGGCCAGCGCCAGGTTAACCGGGAAGTTGATGCCCTGGCTCTGGAAGTTGGTTCCCACCGCCAGCACCAAGCCGGCACCGCCTAACGACACATTCGGTCCGACACCGAACTCAAATCCTTTTGCGCCCCTTATACCGATCAACGCGCTTAAGCTCGGCAGGAACTTGCCCTGCTCCAGGCCTCCCACCAGCGGCACAAACTCAAACAGGCCCGATACGCCATTGTCGAGTGTGAATACCCGCGTCTCGAACTGCCAGCCAAACTGCGTGATGAAAGGGTTTATATCGGTTTCGAATTCTTCCTGTATGTTATCGCTATACTTCTGGCTAAGTATGGTAAAGCCTATGCGGGGCCCTGACAGCTTCAGGTTCTCCTGATAATACGAGGGTTGTGACGTAGACATAGGCTGGGCAGCGGGTTGGCTTGTGGGCCTTGCTGTCTGGTTAAACACCTCTTTGGTGCCGTTCTCATACTTTATCATGAACACGTCTGCCTTTGCGATGGAGATCATCGGCCCCTCCAGGTTATCGAAGCGCTGGTACTTGATCACATCCGGGCTAATCTCGCGGACTTTTACCTGAATTTCGTCGCCGTTGCGCTTGATGAGCAGGTCCTGCGCCTGGCTTGCGAGGCAGGGCAGCAGCATGGCGAGCAATAAAAGAAGCTTTTTCATGA
Above is a window of Pontibacter akesuensis DNA encoding:
- a CDS encoding methionine-R-sulfoxide reductase, with the translated sequence MKLKVAKDPSEYNKLTPDEARIIVNKGTEYPGTGEYNSHKAEGVYLCKRCNNPLYTSEYKFESHCGWPSFDDEITGAVKRVPDADGRRTEIVCANCDAHLGHVFEGEYQTPKNVRHCVNSLSMTFVPVEELEK
- a CDS encoding peptide-methionine (R)-S-oxide reductase, with translation MVRNQKIDIAAKQAEQGIYTCSNCGNALFEPEKKFDVGSGFPSFWAQVGEHVLHKPLDTYGRHRIQLLCSQCEQHLGHLFEDARTPTNVRYCINANAIKLAPGQ
- a CDS encoding peptide-methionine (S)-S-oxide reductase MsrA, with the translated sequence MVPQPTAALPAAERLETATFSMGCFWSPDALFGSIAGVVRTRVGYAGGTTPDPTYWALADHIETVQLDFDPAVVSYQDLLQVFFTHHKATRTPWKRQYASAIFFHDAQQERQAQEAKKRRHAQLGQFVYTEIYSYKAFHLAEDRHQKYKLQRHPQLWSEFQRLYPNMADLIHSTAAAWVNGYLYGYGQKEHSSYGLSPAGRQLLLEQEVSAKPVLCGS